A stretch of Stigmatopora argus isolate UIUO_Sarg chromosome 22, RoL_Sarg_1.0, whole genome shotgun sequence DNA encodes these proteins:
- the mcf2b gene encoding proto-oncogene DBL isoform X2 — MAESRPQWGFPRLRRAATSFPGNLHLVLVLRPSTLQSSAPSPSSSTDLGFRFSHDDFLFKMPVVMLSSVGDLLRYIDDNRLTSDVRGGGGGGGGGGAERCRGDWIVLHSAIETFAVTVKEAAHLLQGFGSELSDSELPDKADAVDFLLCSHTRRYRHMKEDIVGVLKEGRLLLDNLETLRVSKAEEDEDVRSDLATVQRLLAQLRDMEEAFDGFFEKHHLKMQQYHQLLLYESNFQQMEEELEKMAAEEKAIPGVGSTLLQTEQLIKDLHFLERRAEETMSRAQVLMLQGHQLAACHHYALALIMQRCNELRHLCDVISGGLRGKQATLARARDLLLRLDRALRWCDEGAYLLASQMVDRFQSREGAQEALRYLSCHQEGAPDMLDNKQDVLSLEFEAILTPQLQGQIATVTEKLASMRAMIRNREQCLRKMVDVRVRPIQPVAPRPEAELTENPEAAGGKTPLFSPKHGVDFNLLNSRFSFDLLPGKRTSRRTGGRRKIEVMHDYQGNQSSLYGSAPESDSEVEEGADQVTSRIMKELLSTEKIYVEQLLAVLLVSAGDVDGARFLGRALMWQGAPSGLQGRDGGPVSERSPTIAPAKSQGRSVWKHAPDISVSQQVMPFTSPSRPGRPFIFLLRTFLRDLQGCLHAPERVGQCFLERKEKFQMYEQYCQNKPRSEALWRQCSDSAFFQECQKKLEHKLSLDSYLLKPIQRLTKYQLILKELLKHCVEPQYRTQLQEALDCMLGLLKSVNESMRQTAIVGYKGDLGLLGRVLLQGGFSVWISHKRGAARMRELARFKPAQRHVFLYERALICCKRRDDHRRPPVYSFKSCLRMNSVSLTENVKGDNKKFELCHRGTQEVYILQAPSAEVKVTWISEIQKIISQQHQESRITDRASEACERREGCAGCLPVTRSSSASSSAHPTRWEETFNTSPAHSDHTAHSVAACDSLEDWAATDGSDMSDSEDDEDDEDDEPAPLAAGRYRVQVAGAVASADDIIFMCGDVIRLLRRDEDGMWLVRNVNSNEEGRVSPEDLHRILGETC, encoded by the exons ATGGCCGAGTCCAGACCCCAATGGGGATTCCCGCGTCTGCGCCGCGCTGCG ACATCATTCCCCGGCAACCTGCACCTGGTCTTGGTTCTTCGCCCCTCCACCTTGCAAAGCTCCGCCCCCAGCCCATCCTCAAGCACGGACCTGGGCTTCCGCTTTAGCCACGACGACTTCCTGTTCAAGATGCCG GTGGTGATGCTAAGCTCGGTGGGCGACCTGCTCCGCTACATCGACGATAACCGCTTGACGTCAGACgtgcgcggcggcggcggcggtggcggtggcggtggcgccgAGCGGTGTCGCGGCGACTGGATCGTCCTGCACTCG GCCATCGAGACGTTCGCCGTGACCGTGAAGGAAGCGGCGCACCTCCTGCAAGGCTTTGGCTCCGAACTATCCGACAGCGAGCTTCCGGACAAGGCCGACGCCGTCGACTTCCTCCTTTGCTCGCACACTCGGCGATATCGACACATGAAG GAGGACATCGTCGGGGTGCTGAAGGAAGGACGTCTTCTTTTGGACAACCTGGAGACACTACGGGTGTCCAAGGCGGAGGAAGACGAGGATGTCCGCTCGGACTTGGCCACGGTTCAAAG GCTTCTGGCTCAATTGCGTGACATGGAGGAAGCCTTTGACGGCTTTTTTGAGAAGCACCACCTGAAGATGCAACAGTACCACCAGCTCCTGCTCTACGAGAGCAATTTCCAACAG aTGGAGGAGGAGTTGGAGAAGATGGCCGCCGAGGAGAAGGCGATCCCAGGCGTGGGGAGCACGTTGCTCCAGACCGAGCAGCTGATCAAAGATCTTCATTTTCTGGAGCGACGTGCAGAG GAAACCATGTCCCGTGCTCAGGTTCTAATGTTGCAGGGCCACCAGCTGGCCGCCTGCCATCATTATGCGCTGGCGCTCATCATGCAGCGCTGCAACGAGCTGCGTCACCTCTGCGATGTCATAAGCGGCGGCTTGCGTGGCAAACAGGCCACGCTGGCACGAGCCAGAGACCTGCTCTTGCGACTCGATCGA GCTTTGCGGTGGTGTGACGAAGGCGCGTACCTGCTGGCCAGTCAGATGGTTGACCGCTTCCAGAGTCGAGAAGGTGCCCAGGAGGCCTTGCGCTACCTGAGCTGTCACCAAGAGGGGGCGCCTGACATGCTAGACAACAAACAGGATGTCCTCAGTCTGGAGTTTgaggccattctgactccccaGCTACAG ggtcagatcGCCACGGTGACGGAGAAGCTGGCGTCCATGAGGGCCATGATTCGCAACAGGGAGCAGTGTCTTCGCAAGATGGTCGACGTGCGAGTCAGACCCATCCAGCCAGTGGCGCCGAGGCCCGAAGCTGAGTTGACGGAAAACCCCGAAGCTGCCGGAGGCAAGACACCCCTCTTCTCGCCAAAACACG GTGTGGACTTCAACCTTCTCAACTCCAGGTTCTCCTTTGACCTTCTTCCCGGAAAACGAACCTCCAGGAGGACCGGCGGCCGGCGAAAG ATCGAGGTGATGCACGACTACCAAGGAAACCAAAGTTCTCTGTACGGCTCCGCACCCGAGAGCGACTCAGAAGTGGAAGAAGGGGCGGATCAAGTGACCAG TCGCATCATGAAGGAGCTCCTCTCCACCGAGAAGATCTACGTGGAGCAGCTCCTCGCCGTCCTGCTGGTGAGCGCGGGGGACGTGGACGGTGCTCGCTTTTTGGGTCGGGCGCTAATGTGGCAAGGTGCTCCTTCAGGGCTACAGGGCAGAGATGGAGGACCCGTTAGCGAACGATCTCCTACCATCGCTCCTGCAAAGTCACAAGGACGTTCTGTTTGGAAACATGCCCCAGATATATCAGTTTCACAGCAGGTAATGCCGTTCACTTCTCCCTCGAGGCCCGGACGCCCATTCATCTTCCTTCTCAGAACTTTCCTGCGGGACCTCCAGGGTTGCCTGCACGCGCCAGAGCGCGTGGGCCAATGTTTTCTGGAGCGG aaGGAGAAGTTCCAGATGTACGAGCAGTACTGCCAGAACAAGCCTCGTTCCGAGGCGCTATGGCGACAGTGCTCGGACTCCGCCTTCTTTCAG GAGTGCCAGAAGAAGCTGGAGCACAAGCTCTCTTTGGACTCGTACCTCCTGAAACCCATCCAGCGCCTGACCAAGTACCAGCTCATCCTCAAG GAGCTTTTGAAACATTGCGTGGAGCCGCAGTACCGCACACAGCTGCAGGAGGCGCTGGACTGCATGCTGGGGTTACTCAAGTCGGTCAACGAGTCCATGCGCCAGACCGCCATCGTCGGTTACAAG GGTGACCTGGGCCTGCTGGGCCGGGTGCTCCTGCAGGGTGGCTTCAGCGTGTGGATCAGCCACAAGAGGGGAGCAGCACGCATGAGGGAGCTGGCGCGATTCAAACCCGCCCAGCGCCACGTCTTCCTCTACGAACGGGCGCTGATATGCTGCAAGCGCCGCGACGACCACCGCCGCCCGCCCGTCTACAGCTTTAAGTCCTGCCTCAGG ATGAACTCGGTGAGCTTGACAGAGAACGTCAAAGGAGACAACAAGAAGTTCGAACTCTGCCACAGAGGAACGCAAGAGGTCTACATTCTTCAG GCTCCCAGCGCGGAGGTCAAGGTCACCTGGATCTCCGAGATCCAGAAGATCATCAGTCAACAGCATCAAG AAAGCCGCATCACGGACCG TGCATCTGAGGCCTGCGAGCGGCGGGAAGGCTGCGCTGGGTGTCTTCCCGTCACTCGCAGCTCCTCGGCCTCCAGCTCCGCCCACCCCACCAGATGGGAGGAGACTTTTAATACCAGCCCCGCCCACTCTGACCACACGGCGCACTCGGTGGCCGCCTGCGACAGCTTGGAGGACTGGGCGGCCACGGACGGTTCCGACATGTCCGATTCGGAGGACGATGAGGACGATGAGGATGACGAGCCGGCACCGTTAGCAGCGGGTCGTTACCGAGTCCAGGTGGCAGGTGCCGTGGCGAGTGCCGATGACATCATCTTCATGTGCGGCGACGTCATCCGACTGCTACGCCGCGACGAGGACGGAATGTG GCTGGTGAGGAACGTCAACAGTAACGAAGAGGGACGTGTTTCGCCTGAGGACCTGCACAGGATTTTGGGGGAGACATGCTGA
- the mcf2b gene encoding proto-oncogene DBL isoform X1: MAESRPQWGFPRLRRAATSFPGNLHLVLVLRPSTLQSSAPSPSSSTDLGFRFSHDDFLFKMPVVMLSSVGDLLRYIDDNRLTSDVRGGGGGGGGGGAERCRGDWIVLHSAIETFAVTVKEAAHLLQGFGSELSDSELPDKADAVDFLLCSHTRRYRHMKEDIVGVLKEGRLLLDNLETLRVSKAEEDEDVRSDLATVQRLLAQLRDMEEAFDGFFEKHHLKMQQYHQLLLYESNFQQMEEELEKMAAEEKAIPGVGSTLLQTEQLIKDLHFLERRAEETMSRAQVLMLQGHQLAACHHYALALIMQRCNELRHLCDVISGGLRGKQATLARARDLLLRLDRALRWCDEGAYLLASQMVDRFQSREGAQEALRYLSCHQEGAPDMLDNKQDVLSLEFEAILTPQLQGQIATVTEKLASMRAMIRNREQCLRKMVDVRVRPIQPVAPRPEAELTENPEAAGGKTPLFSPKHGVDFNLLNSRFSFDLLPGKRTSRRTGGRRKIEVMHDYQGNQSSLYGSAPESDSEVEEGADQVTSRIMKELLSTEKIYVEQLLAVLLVSAGDVDGARFLGRALMWQGAPSGLQGRDGGPVSERSPTIAPAKSQGRSVWKHAPDISVSQQVMPFTSPSRPGRPFIFLLRTFLRDLQGCLHAPERVGQCFLERKEKFQMYEQYCQNKPRSEALWRQCSDSAFFQECQKKLEHKLSLDSYLLKPIQRLTKYQLILKELLKHCVEPQYRTQLQEALDCMLGLLKSVNESMRQTAIVGYKPLTEVRVWSDAFQGDLGLLGRVLLQGGFSVWISHKRGAARMRELARFKPAQRHVFLYERALICCKRRDDHRRPPVYSFKSCLRMNSVSLTENVKGDNKKFELCHRGTQEVYILQAPSAEVKVTWISEIQKIISQQHQESRITDRASEACERREGCAGCLPVTRSSSASSSAHPTRWEETFNTSPAHSDHTAHSVAACDSLEDWAATDGSDMSDSEDDEDDEDDEPAPLAAGRYRVQVAGAVASADDIIFMCGDVIRLLRRDEDGMWLVRNVNSNEEGRVSPEDLHRILGETC; this comes from the exons ATGGCCGAGTCCAGACCCCAATGGGGATTCCCGCGTCTGCGCCGCGCTGCG ACATCATTCCCCGGCAACCTGCACCTGGTCTTGGTTCTTCGCCCCTCCACCTTGCAAAGCTCCGCCCCCAGCCCATCCTCAAGCACGGACCTGGGCTTCCGCTTTAGCCACGACGACTTCCTGTTCAAGATGCCG GTGGTGATGCTAAGCTCGGTGGGCGACCTGCTCCGCTACATCGACGATAACCGCTTGACGTCAGACgtgcgcggcggcggcggcggtggcggtggcggtggcgccgAGCGGTGTCGCGGCGACTGGATCGTCCTGCACTCG GCCATCGAGACGTTCGCCGTGACCGTGAAGGAAGCGGCGCACCTCCTGCAAGGCTTTGGCTCCGAACTATCCGACAGCGAGCTTCCGGACAAGGCCGACGCCGTCGACTTCCTCCTTTGCTCGCACACTCGGCGATATCGACACATGAAG GAGGACATCGTCGGGGTGCTGAAGGAAGGACGTCTTCTTTTGGACAACCTGGAGACACTACGGGTGTCCAAGGCGGAGGAAGACGAGGATGTCCGCTCGGACTTGGCCACGGTTCAAAG GCTTCTGGCTCAATTGCGTGACATGGAGGAAGCCTTTGACGGCTTTTTTGAGAAGCACCACCTGAAGATGCAACAGTACCACCAGCTCCTGCTCTACGAGAGCAATTTCCAACAG aTGGAGGAGGAGTTGGAGAAGATGGCCGCCGAGGAGAAGGCGATCCCAGGCGTGGGGAGCACGTTGCTCCAGACCGAGCAGCTGATCAAAGATCTTCATTTTCTGGAGCGACGTGCAGAG GAAACCATGTCCCGTGCTCAGGTTCTAATGTTGCAGGGCCACCAGCTGGCCGCCTGCCATCATTATGCGCTGGCGCTCATCATGCAGCGCTGCAACGAGCTGCGTCACCTCTGCGATGTCATAAGCGGCGGCTTGCGTGGCAAACAGGCCACGCTGGCACGAGCCAGAGACCTGCTCTTGCGACTCGATCGA GCTTTGCGGTGGTGTGACGAAGGCGCGTACCTGCTGGCCAGTCAGATGGTTGACCGCTTCCAGAGTCGAGAAGGTGCCCAGGAGGCCTTGCGCTACCTGAGCTGTCACCAAGAGGGGGCGCCTGACATGCTAGACAACAAACAGGATGTCCTCAGTCTGGAGTTTgaggccattctgactccccaGCTACAG ggtcagatcGCCACGGTGACGGAGAAGCTGGCGTCCATGAGGGCCATGATTCGCAACAGGGAGCAGTGTCTTCGCAAGATGGTCGACGTGCGAGTCAGACCCATCCAGCCAGTGGCGCCGAGGCCCGAAGCTGAGTTGACGGAAAACCCCGAAGCTGCCGGAGGCAAGACACCCCTCTTCTCGCCAAAACACG GTGTGGACTTCAACCTTCTCAACTCCAGGTTCTCCTTTGACCTTCTTCCCGGAAAACGAACCTCCAGGAGGACCGGCGGCCGGCGAAAG ATCGAGGTGATGCACGACTACCAAGGAAACCAAAGTTCTCTGTACGGCTCCGCACCCGAGAGCGACTCAGAAGTGGAAGAAGGGGCGGATCAAGTGACCAG TCGCATCATGAAGGAGCTCCTCTCCACCGAGAAGATCTACGTGGAGCAGCTCCTCGCCGTCCTGCTGGTGAGCGCGGGGGACGTGGACGGTGCTCGCTTTTTGGGTCGGGCGCTAATGTGGCAAGGTGCTCCTTCAGGGCTACAGGGCAGAGATGGAGGACCCGTTAGCGAACGATCTCCTACCATCGCTCCTGCAAAGTCACAAGGACGTTCTGTTTGGAAACATGCCCCAGATATATCAGTTTCACAGCAGGTAATGCCGTTCACTTCTCCCTCGAGGCCCGGACGCCCATTCATCTTCCTTCTCAGAACTTTCCTGCGGGACCTCCAGGGTTGCCTGCACGCGCCAGAGCGCGTGGGCCAATGTTTTCTGGAGCGG aaGGAGAAGTTCCAGATGTACGAGCAGTACTGCCAGAACAAGCCTCGTTCCGAGGCGCTATGGCGACAGTGCTCGGACTCCGCCTTCTTTCAG GAGTGCCAGAAGAAGCTGGAGCACAAGCTCTCTTTGGACTCGTACCTCCTGAAACCCATCCAGCGCCTGACCAAGTACCAGCTCATCCTCAAG GAGCTTTTGAAACATTGCGTGGAGCCGCAGTACCGCACACAGCTGCAGGAGGCGCTGGACTGCATGCTGGGGTTACTCAAGTCGGTCAACGAGTCCATGCGCCAGACCGCCATCGTCGGTTACAAG CCACTAACGGAGGTCCGGGTGTGGTCGGACGCGTTCCAGGGTGACCTGGGCCTGCTGGGCCGGGTGCTCCTGCAGGGTGGCTTCAGCGTGTGGATCAGCCACAAGAGGGGAGCAGCACGCATGAGGGAGCTGGCGCGATTCAAACCCGCCCAGCGCCACGTCTTCCTCTACGAACGGGCGCTGATATGCTGCAAGCGCCGCGACGACCACCGCCGCCCGCCCGTCTACAGCTTTAAGTCCTGCCTCAGG ATGAACTCGGTGAGCTTGACAGAGAACGTCAAAGGAGACAACAAGAAGTTCGAACTCTGCCACAGAGGAACGCAAGAGGTCTACATTCTTCAG GCTCCCAGCGCGGAGGTCAAGGTCACCTGGATCTCCGAGATCCAGAAGATCATCAGTCAACAGCATCAAG AAAGCCGCATCACGGACCG TGCATCTGAGGCCTGCGAGCGGCGGGAAGGCTGCGCTGGGTGTCTTCCCGTCACTCGCAGCTCCTCGGCCTCCAGCTCCGCCCACCCCACCAGATGGGAGGAGACTTTTAATACCAGCCCCGCCCACTCTGACCACACGGCGCACTCGGTGGCCGCCTGCGACAGCTTGGAGGACTGGGCGGCCACGGACGGTTCCGACATGTCCGATTCGGAGGACGATGAGGACGATGAGGATGACGAGCCGGCACCGTTAGCAGCGGGTCGTTACCGAGTCCAGGTGGCAGGTGCCGTGGCGAGTGCCGATGACATCATCTTCATGTGCGGCGACGTCATCCGACTGCTACGCCGCGACGAGGACGGAATGTG GCTGGTGAGGAACGTCAACAGTAACGAAGAGGGACGTGTTTCGCCTGAGGACCTGCACAGGATTTTGGGGGAGACATGCTGA
- the mcf2b gene encoding proto-oncogene DBL isoform X5, giving the protein MAESRPQWGFPRLRRAATSFPGNLHLVLVLRPSTLQSSAPSPSSSTDLGFRFSHDDFLFKMPVVMLSSVGDLLRYIDDNRLTSDVRGGGGGGGGGGAERCRGDWIVLHSAIETFAVTVKEAAHLLQGFGSELSDSELPDKADAVDFLLCSHTRRYRHMKEDIVGVLKEGRLLLDNLETLRVSKAEEDEDVRSDLATVQRLLAQLRDMEEAFDGFFEKHHLKMQQYHQLLLYESNFQQMEEELEKMAAEEKAIPGVGSTLLQTEQLIKDLHFLERRAEETMSRAQVLMLQGHQLAACHHYALALIMQRCNELRHLCDVISGGLRGKQATLARARDLLLRLDRALRWCDEGAYLLASQMVDRFQSREGAQEALRYLSCHQEGAPDMLDNKQDVLSLEFEAILTPQLQGQIATVTEKLASMRAMIRNREQCLRKMVDVRVRPIQPVAPRPEAELTENPEAAGGKTPLFSPKHGVDFNLLNSRFSFDLLPGKRTSRRTGGRRKIEVMHDYQGNQSSLYGSAPESDSEVEEGADQVTSRIMKELLSTEKIYVEQLLAVLLGYRAEMEDPLANDLLPSLLQSHKDVLFGNMPQIYQFHSRTFLRDLQGCLHAPERVGQCFLERKEKFQMYEQYCQNKPRSEALWRQCSDSAFFQECQKKLEHKLSLDSYLLKPIQRLTKYQLILKELLKHCVEPQYRTQLQEALDCMLGLLKSVNESMRQTAIVGYKGDLGLLGRVLLQGGFSVWISHKRGAARMRELARFKPAQRHVFLYERALICCKRRDDHRRPPVYSFKSCLRMNSVSLTENVKGDNKKFELCHRGTQEVYILQAPSAEVKVTWISEIQKIISQQHQESRITDRASEACERREGCAGCLPVTRSSSASSSAHPTRWEETFNTSPAHSDHTAHSVAACDSLEDWAATDGSDMSDSEDDEDDEDDEPAPLAAGRYRVQVAGAVASADDIIFMCGDVIRLLRRDEDGMWLVRNVNSNEEGRVSPEDLHRILGETC; this is encoded by the exons ATGGCCGAGTCCAGACCCCAATGGGGATTCCCGCGTCTGCGCCGCGCTGCG ACATCATTCCCCGGCAACCTGCACCTGGTCTTGGTTCTTCGCCCCTCCACCTTGCAAAGCTCCGCCCCCAGCCCATCCTCAAGCACGGACCTGGGCTTCCGCTTTAGCCACGACGACTTCCTGTTCAAGATGCCG GTGGTGATGCTAAGCTCGGTGGGCGACCTGCTCCGCTACATCGACGATAACCGCTTGACGTCAGACgtgcgcggcggcggcggcggtggcggtggcggtggcgccgAGCGGTGTCGCGGCGACTGGATCGTCCTGCACTCG GCCATCGAGACGTTCGCCGTGACCGTGAAGGAAGCGGCGCACCTCCTGCAAGGCTTTGGCTCCGAACTATCCGACAGCGAGCTTCCGGACAAGGCCGACGCCGTCGACTTCCTCCTTTGCTCGCACACTCGGCGATATCGACACATGAAG GAGGACATCGTCGGGGTGCTGAAGGAAGGACGTCTTCTTTTGGACAACCTGGAGACACTACGGGTGTCCAAGGCGGAGGAAGACGAGGATGTCCGCTCGGACTTGGCCACGGTTCAAAG GCTTCTGGCTCAATTGCGTGACATGGAGGAAGCCTTTGACGGCTTTTTTGAGAAGCACCACCTGAAGATGCAACAGTACCACCAGCTCCTGCTCTACGAGAGCAATTTCCAACAG aTGGAGGAGGAGTTGGAGAAGATGGCCGCCGAGGAGAAGGCGATCCCAGGCGTGGGGAGCACGTTGCTCCAGACCGAGCAGCTGATCAAAGATCTTCATTTTCTGGAGCGACGTGCAGAG GAAACCATGTCCCGTGCTCAGGTTCTAATGTTGCAGGGCCACCAGCTGGCCGCCTGCCATCATTATGCGCTGGCGCTCATCATGCAGCGCTGCAACGAGCTGCGTCACCTCTGCGATGTCATAAGCGGCGGCTTGCGTGGCAAACAGGCCACGCTGGCACGAGCCAGAGACCTGCTCTTGCGACTCGATCGA GCTTTGCGGTGGTGTGACGAAGGCGCGTACCTGCTGGCCAGTCAGATGGTTGACCGCTTCCAGAGTCGAGAAGGTGCCCAGGAGGCCTTGCGCTACCTGAGCTGTCACCAAGAGGGGGCGCCTGACATGCTAGACAACAAACAGGATGTCCTCAGTCTGGAGTTTgaggccattctgactccccaGCTACAG ggtcagatcGCCACGGTGACGGAGAAGCTGGCGTCCATGAGGGCCATGATTCGCAACAGGGAGCAGTGTCTTCGCAAGATGGTCGACGTGCGAGTCAGACCCATCCAGCCAGTGGCGCCGAGGCCCGAAGCTGAGTTGACGGAAAACCCCGAAGCTGCCGGAGGCAAGACACCCCTCTTCTCGCCAAAACACG GTGTGGACTTCAACCTTCTCAACTCCAGGTTCTCCTTTGACCTTCTTCCCGGAAAACGAACCTCCAGGAGGACCGGCGGCCGGCGAAAG ATCGAGGTGATGCACGACTACCAAGGAAACCAAAGTTCTCTGTACGGCTCCGCACCCGAGAGCGACTCAGAAGTGGAAGAAGGGGCGGATCAAGTGACCAG TCGCATCATGAAGGAGCTCCTCTCCACCGAGAAGATCTACGTGGAGCAGCTCCTCGCCGTCCTGCTG GGCTACAGGGCAGAGATGGAGGACCCGTTAGCGAACGATCTCCTACCATCGCTCCTGCAAAGTCACAAGGACGTTCTGTTTGGAAACATGCCCCAGATATATCAGTTTCACAGCAG AACTTTCCTGCGGGACCTCCAGGGTTGCCTGCACGCGCCAGAGCGCGTGGGCCAATGTTTTCTGGAGCGG aaGGAGAAGTTCCAGATGTACGAGCAGTACTGCCAGAACAAGCCTCGTTCCGAGGCGCTATGGCGACAGTGCTCGGACTCCGCCTTCTTTCAG GAGTGCCAGAAGAAGCTGGAGCACAAGCTCTCTTTGGACTCGTACCTCCTGAAACCCATCCAGCGCCTGACCAAGTACCAGCTCATCCTCAAG GAGCTTTTGAAACATTGCGTGGAGCCGCAGTACCGCACACAGCTGCAGGAGGCGCTGGACTGCATGCTGGGGTTACTCAAGTCGGTCAACGAGTCCATGCGCCAGACCGCCATCGTCGGTTACAAG GGTGACCTGGGCCTGCTGGGCCGGGTGCTCCTGCAGGGTGGCTTCAGCGTGTGGATCAGCCACAAGAGGGGAGCAGCACGCATGAGGGAGCTGGCGCGATTCAAACCCGCCCAGCGCCACGTCTTCCTCTACGAACGGGCGCTGATATGCTGCAAGCGCCGCGACGACCACCGCCGCCCGCCCGTCTACAGCTTTAAGTCCTGCCTCAGG ATGAACTCGGTGAGCTTGACAGAGAACGTCAAAGGAGACAACAAGAAGTTCGAACTCTGCCACAGAGGAACGCAAGAGGTCTACATTCTTCAG GCTCCCAGCGCGGAGGTCAAGGTCACCTGGATCTCCGAGATCCAGAAGATCATCAGTCAACAGCATCAAG AAAGCCGCATCACGGACCG TGCATCTGAGGCCTGCGAGCGGCGGGAAGGCTGCGCTGGGTGTCTTCCCGTCACTCGCAGCTCCTCGGCCTCCAGCTCCGCCCACCCCACCAGATGGGAGGAGACTTTTAATACCAGCCCCGCCCACTCTGACCACACGGCGCACTCGGTGGCCGCCTGCGACAGCTTGGAGGACTGGGCGGCCACGGACGGTTCCGACATGTCCGATTCGGAGGACGATGAGGACGATGAGGATGACGAGCCGGCACCGTTAGCAGCGGGTCGTTACCGAGTCCAGGTGGCAGGTGCCGTGGCGAGTGCCGATGACATCATCTTCATGTGCGGCGACGTCATCCGACTGCTACGCCGCGACGAGGACGGAATGTG GCTGGTGAGGAACGTCAACAGTAACGAAGAGGGACGTGTTTCGCCTGAGGACCTGCACAGGATTTTGGGGGAGACATGCTGA